Proteins encoded within one genomic window of Paenarthrobacter sp. JL.01a:
- a CDS encoding MurR/RpiR family transcriptional regulator, whose translation MPNKHDEAVARDSVDHAWLGDALPDVALSKSQARVVEVIARNPQLSSYADIAEIAQRSDVNNSTVVRTAQRLGYRGWPDLQRELRSRYLVMISTEDTLLEHGEHRSPLHDALNHDIENLRLTLDSNSAEDVEAAIASLASARSIITVGVGSFAGPASVMAHLGSTMGYPIALENRGGVHLASAANSLGPGDVLVVVNMWRSVQQIIVTAEAAKQSGATVIAISDMRRGRLAAAADHLLIVASEGISFFQSVTAANSMVYGLLAGMEAAHPDRSRAAIRRTQQLWKDLDIYLD comes from the coding sequence GTGCCAAACAAGCACGATGAGGCAGTTGCACGGGACTCCGTGGACCACGCCTGGCTGGGAGACGCACTCCCCGATGTTGCCTTGTCCAAGTCCCAAGCACGGGTGGTGGAGGTTATAGCCCGCAATCCGCAGCTTTCGTCATACGCAGACATCGCCGAGATCGCCCAACGCTCGGATGTCAACAACTCCACCGTGGTCCGCACCGCCCAGCGCTTGGGCTACCGCGGTTGGCCCGACCTCCAACGCGAGCTTCGCTCCCGGTATCTGGTGATGATCTCCACCGAGGACACCCTCCTTGAGCACGGCGAGCACCGAAGCCCCCTTCACGACGCCCTGAACCATGACATCGAAAATCTACGACTCACGCTGGACTCAAACTCTGCCGAGGACGTTGAAGCTGCCATCGCATCCCTGGCTTCGGCCAGGTCCATCATCACCGTCGGCGTCGGATCCTTCGCCGGGCCGGCAAGCGTCATGGCGCACCTCGGATCCACCATGGGATACCCCATCGCGCTGGAAAACCGTGGCGGTGTCCACTTGGCGTCGGCAGCCAACAGTCTCGGCCCCGGCGATGTCCTGGTGGTCGTCAACATGTGGCGGTCAGTCCAGCAGATCATTGTCACCGCCGAAGCCGCCAAACAGTCCGGTGCCACCGTCATCGCCATCAGCGATATGCGGCGTGGACGACTTGCAGCAGCCGCAGACCATTTGCTGATCGTCGCATCGGAAGGAATCTCCTTCTTCCAATCCGTGACGGCGGCCAATTCGATGGTTTACGGCCTGCTCGCAGGCATGGAAGCGGCTCATCCCGATCGTAGCCGGGCGGCCATCCGGCGCACCCAACAACTGTGGAAAGACCTGGATATCTACCTGGACTGA
- a CDS encoding amidohydrolase, with protein MEITNPTSSPDVLRQALKDGVAAWQPRVQSLSENLHAHPEVSFEEVRAAGAITSLLSEGGFDVALGTADLATAFTASAGTGELTVALCVEYDALPSVGHACGHNLIAGASVAAALALLPHVDELGITLKAIGTPAEEHGGGKVLMLERGAFDGVGLALMVHPVQDGVTYNPAGTTAQAVGRYEAVFTGKAAHAAAAPHLGVNAGDAAVLSQVAIGLLRQQIPGDHRVACYVAEAGHVTNIIPDHAVVPFECRAFTLPEYEALLERVKHCFEGAALATGTTLRITAAEPLYEPLIQDGELAAHWTEAMRAFGKDTSPAAGMGGGSTDMGNISQVIPSLHPWLSIPGANVPIHSHGFAAVANTPEAYALMFEAAAALAWTVAGAANNPQQRERFIKAAYRREALTQEATS; from the coding sequence ATGGAAATCACCAACCCAACGTCCTCCCCTGACGTGCTGCGGCAGGCACTGAAGGACGGCGTCGCAGCCTGGCAACCCAGGGTACAGTCCCTTTCAGAGAACCTGCACGCCCATCCGGAAGTCTCCTTCGAAGAAGTCAGGGCTGCCGGGGCCATTACTTCCCTCTTGTCGGAGGGCGGCTTTGACGTCGCCCTCGGCACGGCCGACTTGGCAACGGCGTTTACCGCGAGTGCGGGGACGGGTGAACTCACGGTCGCCCTGTGCGTTGAATACGACGCGCTGCCGTCGGTAGGGCACGCGTGCGGACACAATCTCATAGCTGGCGCCTCCGTGGCTGCTGCGCTGGCTCTGCTCCCCCATGTGGACGAGCTGGGCATTACGTTGAAGGCGATCGGGACTCCCGCCGAGGAGCATGGCGGCGGCAAGGTACTGATGCTCGAGCGGGGTGCCTTTGACGGTGTTGGGCTGGCGTTGATGGTCCATCCCGTTCAGGACGGCGTGACGTACAACCCCGCTGGTACCACTGCCCAGGCTGTGGGCCGCTATGAGGCCGTCTTTACCGGCAAGGCGGCCCACGCAGCCGCTGCCCCGCACTTGGGGGTCAATGCCGGGGACGCCGCCGTACTGAGCCAGGTCGCCATTGGACTGCTTCGCCAACAGATTCCGGGAGACCACCGCGTTGCCTGTTACGTTGCGGAGGCCGGCCACGTCACCAACATCATTCCCGATCACGCGGTGGTTCCGTTCGAATGCCGTGCTTTTACGCTCCCTGAGTACGAGGCCTTGCTCGAAAGGGTCAAGCACTGCTTTGAGGGCGCGGCTCTTGCCACAGGAACCACCCTCCGGATCACGGCTGCGGAGCCGCTTTATGAGCCGCTGATCCAAGACGGCGAACTCGCTGCACATTGGACCGAAGCCATGCGAGCCTTCGGCAAGGACACTTCGCCGGCTGCGGGCATGGGTGGTGGCTCAACGGACATGGGCAACATTTCCCAGGTCATCCCTTCCCTGCATCCGTGGTTGAGCATTCCCGGCGCCAATGTACCCATCCATTCGCACGGCTTCGCAGCTGTTGCAAACACTCCCGAGGCATACGCCTTGATGTTCGAGGCAGCGGCTGCGCTTGCCTGGACAGTGGCGGGTGCTGCAAACAATCCCCAGCAAAGAGAACGCTTCATCAAGGCCGCCTACCGCCGTGAAGCCCTTACCCAGGAAGCAACATCATGA
- a CDS encoding DUF3100 domain-containing protein: MSTSTETARRDVAGTRLTLPIAALAFVIALAVQFIGQAKIDLGIGAIIIFPMVWGLILGLLVSIQKFKPLGLDLQRVAAALVGVAVLLLVARLAFNIGPSLPSLLKAGPALLLQEVGHLLGTIVLALPLAVLLRMGKATVGATFSLDREPSFAMVSEKYGPDSDQYRGVLAMYVFGTLFGAVFITLLTSLVANWKIFDPLALAMGAGVGSGSMMAASAASIIAAYPGDQEAILGMAAVSNLITTILGVYVGIYSALPVADRFYKFLTRNKEPQRVAAGAAPVTRSTAELERDELQAEENRRFREEVAKSSAAMKLPLWLSLSVLTVLGIGTAAVAAKSLSLSIVAGYGIMLALVLVSIFLAKITKKISAIVFITTIGAYISSPWFFGSGVLNEAVKTVDFLSIATVMLTLAGLSLGKDIPLLRNIGWKIVPVGLVAITASFLLSTVIAEFALGLWH, from the coding sequence ATGAGCACCAGCACTGAAACCGCGCGGAGGGACGTAGCCGGAACACGGCTTACGCTTCCGATTGCCGCGCTGGCGTTTGTCATCGCCCTTGCAGTCCAGTTCATCGGCCAGGCCAAAATTGATCTTGGCATTGGTGCGATCATCATCTTCCCCATGGTCTGGGGCTTGATTCTCGGACTGCTTGTCTCCATCCAGAAGTTCAAGCCGCTGGGCTTGGACCTCCAGCGCGTGGCGGCCGCCTTGGTCGGCGTCGCCGTTCTGTTGCTCGTTGCCAGGCTCGCCTTCAACATCGGACCGAGCCTGCCGAGCCTCCTTAAGGCCGGTCCCGCGTTGCTTCTGCAAGAGGTCGGCCACCTGTTGGGAACCATTGTGTTGGCACTGCCGCTGGCTGTCCTGCTGCGAATGGGCAAGGCCACCGTGGGCGCCACGTTCTCCCTCGACCGCGAACCGTCGTTTGCGATGGTTTCCGAAAAGTACGGTCCGGATTCCGATCAGTACCGCGGTGTGCTGGCGATGTACGTTTTCGGCACGCTTTTCGGCGCCGTCTTCATCACACTGCTGACGTCCTTGGTGGCCAACTGGAAGATCTTCGATCCCCTGGCTTTGGCAATGGGCGCGGGCGTGGGGTCGGGCTCCATGATGGCAGCCTCGGCAGCCAGCATCATCGCGGCTTACCCGGGAGACCAGGAAGCCATCCTCGGCATGGCTGCAGTCTCCAATCTCATCACCACCATCCTGGGCGTCTACGTTGGGATCTACAGCGCCTTGCCCGTGGCCGACAGGTTCTATAAATTCCTCACCCGCAACAAGGAACCGCAGAGAGTTGCCGCCGGCGCCGCACCCGTGACACGCAGCACTGCTGAGCTCGAGAGGGACGAACTCCAGGCAGAAGAAAACCGACGTTTCAGGGAAGAGGTGGCAAAGTCCTCGGCTGCGATGAAGCTGCCGCTTTGGCTTTCCTTGTCCGTCCTCACGGTATTGGGGATTGGCACTGCTGCCGTGGCCGCGAAGAGCCTGAGCCTGTCGATTGTTGCCGGCTACGGCATCATGCTGGCCCTGGTTCTCGTGAGTATCTTCCTGGCGAAAATCACCAAGAAGATCTCTGCCATCGTTTTCATCACCACCATCGGCGCCTACATCTCCAGCCCATGGTTCTTCGGTTCAGGCGTCTTGAACGAGGCCGTCAAGACCGTTGACTTCCTGTCCATCGCCACGGTCATGCTGACACTGGCAGGACTTTCTCTCGGCAAGGACATCCCCCTCCTGCGCAATATTGGGTGGAAGATCGTCCCGGTTGGCCTTGTCGCGATCACCGCATCCTTCCTGCTGTCGACGGTCATCGCGGAGTTTGCCTTGGGACTCTGGCACTAG
- a CDS encoding 5'-3' exonuclease H3TH domain-containing protein, giving the protein MSGSGMPRLMLLDTASLYFRAFYGVPDSIKRADGTPVNAVRGLMDMIARLVTDYEATHLVACWDNDWRPQWRVDLIPGYKAHRVAEIVPNGPDVEEVPDPLEAQIPLIRKVLDLAGIAVVGADEHEADDVAGTYASLATMPTDVVTGDRDLFQLVDDQRDVRVIYTARGMKNLEVVTDVVVVGKYRVLPQQYADFATLRGDASDGLPGVAGIGEKTAAALLGEHGSLEGLLEAAEDPDGGLSASIRAKLSAAADYLKVAPVVVNVVRDLEVPTLEEAGASLGPVSGEARSELERLATEWNLGGSVTRLLDALDRIG; this is encoded by the coding sequence ATGTCAGGATCAGGTATGCCGCGACTGATGCTCCTCGATACTGCCTCCCTGTACTTCCGCGCCTTCTACGGTGTACCCGATTCCATCAAGCGCGCCGATGGGACTCCCGTAAACGCCGTACGTGGCTTGATGGACATGATCGCCCGCCTCGTGACCGACTATGAGGCCACGCACCTTGTGGCCTGCTGGGACAACGACTGGCGCCCGCAGTGGCGTGTCGACCTGATCCCCGGCTACAAGGCGCATCGCGTTGCGGAGATCGTGCCGAACGGTCCCGACGTCGAAGAGGTCCCCGACCCGCTCGAGGCGCAAATCCCCCTGATCCGCAAAGTCCTGGATCTGGCAGGGATAGCCGTGGTGGGCGCGGACGAACATGAAGCTGATGACGTGGCGGGCACGTACGCCAGTCTTGCCACGATGCCCACCGACGTCGTGACAGGCGACCGTGATCTCTTCCAGCTCGTGGATGATCAGCGTGATGTCAGGGTGATCTACACGGCGCGGGGAATGAAGAATCTCGAAGTGGTCACCGACGTCGTCGTTGTTGGCAAATACAGGGTCCTGCCCCAGCAGTACGCGGACTTCGCCACCCTCCGCGGAGACGCCTCGGATGGGCTTCCCGGGGTGGCTGGTATCGGTGAAAAGACGGCGGCCGCCCTGCTTGGGGAGCACGGCTCGCTGGAGGGGCTGCTGGAGGCGGCAGAAGATCCCGACGGCGGCCTGTCGGCTTCAATCCGCGCCAAACTCTCAGCGGCAGCCGACTACCTTAAGGTGGCGCCCGTCGTCGTCAATGTCGTCCGTGACCTGGAGGTGCCCACCCTCGAGGAGGCAGGCGCCAGCTTGGGTCCCGTTAGCGGGGAAGCGCGTTCCGAACTGGAACGGTTGGCCACCGAATGGAACCTTGGCGGCTCTGTCACCAGGCTCCTGGACGCTTTGGACCGTATCGGCTGA
- a CDS encoding FAD-binding monooxygenase, with amino-acid sequence MQFHHHGYVSGDPRIEPAAGVGIDRPEALPDEVDVLIVGSGPAGMLTAAQLAQFPDITTRIIERRPGRLAIGQADGIQARSVETFQAFGFAERIIAEAYRITEMAFWKPDPADHSKIVRAARAVDDPAGISEFPHLIVNQARVLDYFAEFAANSPARIKPDYGYEFVGLKVTGEGEYPVEVTLLHTAGPLEGQQQVVRAKYVVGADGARSKVRESIGCHLAGDQANHAWGVMDVLAVTDFPDIRTKCAIQSGSGGSILLIPREGGHLFRMYVDLGEVAADDHGAVRKTTIEQIIAKANDILHPYTLDVRNVAWHSVYEVGHRLTDRFDDVLPDERGTRTPRVFITGDACHTHSAKAGQGMNVSMQDGFNIGWKLGHVLDGRSPESLLDTYSAERQVVAKNLIDFDKEWSTLMAKKPEEFKDPTELETFYTSTAEFPAGFMTQYAPSMVVAEAKHQKLATGFPVGKRFKSAPVQRVCDTNPMHLGHHAKADGRWRIYVFADANPAGAPGAVADLAQWLETAPDSPLAATPSNLDRDAWFDIKVIYQQDHTGVDINAVPAVFKPTVGTFKLTYLEKVFGTDPGNDIFEARGLSRDGVIVVVRPDQYVANVLPLTATTELGEFFARLHSTARPEATPAQASLVSHLA; translated from the coding sequence GTGCAGTTCCACCACCACGGTTATGTTTCAGGTGACCCGCGAATAGAGCCGGCAGCCGGCGTTGGTATTGACCGCCCGGAGGCTCTGCCGGACGAGGTCGATGTCCTGATCGTGGGCAGCGGTCCTGCGGGGATGCTGACAGCGGCGCAGCTGGCCCAGTTCCCTGACATCACCACCCGGATCATTGAGCGTCGGCCCGGCCGGTTGGCCATCGGGCAGGCCGACGGGATCCAGGCCAGGAGCGTGGAGACGTTCCAGGCCTTCGGTTTTGCCGAGCGGATTATTGCGGAGGCATACCGGATCACGGAGATGGCGTTTTGGAAGCCGGACCCGGCGGACCACTCCAAGATTGTCCGGGCCGCCCGCGCCGTGGATGACCCTGCGGGTATCAGCGAATTCCCCCACCTGATCGTGAACCAGGCCCGCGTGCTGGACTACTTTGCGGAGTTCGCGGCGAACTCCCCGGCCCGGATCAAGCCGGACTACGGCTACGAGTTCGTGGGCTTGAAGGTCACGGGCGAGGGCGAGTACCCGGTTGAGGTGACCCTCCTTCACACGGCCGGCCCCCTTGAAGGGCAGCAGCAGGTGGTCCGCGCCAAGTACGTCGTCGGCGCCGATGGCGCCCGCAGCAAGGTCCGCGAGTCCATTGGCTGCCATCTGGCCGGGGACCAGGCCAACCATGCGTGGGGCGTCATGGACGTGCTGGCGGTGACGGACTTCCCGGACATCCGCACCAAGTGCGCCATCCAGTCCGGCTCCGGCGGCAGCATCCTCCTGATTCCCCGCGAGGGCGGACACCTGTTCCGGATGTACGTGGACCTGGGTGAGGTCGCTGCAGATGACCACGGCGCGGTCCGCAAGACCACCATCGAGCAGATCATCGCCAAGGCCAACGACATCCTCCACCCCTACACCTTGGATGTGCGCAACGTGGCATGGCACAGCGTGTACGAAGTCGGGCACCGGCTTACGGACAGGTTCGACGACGTCCTGCCGGACGAACGCGGCACGCGCACCCCGCGGGTGTTCATTACCGGCGACGCCTGCCACACCCACTCGGCCAAGGCCGGGCAGGGCATGAACGTCTCCATGCAGGACGGGTTCAACATCGGCTGGAAACTCGGCCACGTCCTCGACGGCCGGTCCCCGGAATCGCTGCTGGACACCTACTCCGCCGAACGCCAAGTGGTGGCCAAGAACCTGATCGACTTCGACAAGGAATGGTCCACCCTCATGGCCAAGAAGCCCGAGGAATTCAAGGACCCCACCGAGCTGGAAACCTTCTACACCAGCACCGCGGAGTTCCCCGCCGGGTTCATGACCCAGTACGCCCCCTCCATGGTCGTCGCCGAAGCCAAGCACCAGAAACTCGCCACCGGCTTCCCCGTAGGCAAACGCTTCAAGTCAGCACCAGTGCAGCGGGTCTGTGACACCAACCCCATGCACCTGGGCCACCACGCCAAAGCCGACGGACGCTGGCGCATCTACGTCTTCGCCGACGCCAACCCCGCAGGCGCCCCCGGTGCCGTCGCGGACCTGGCCCAGTGGCTCGAAACAGCACCCGACTCGCCATTGGCGGCAACGCCGTCGAACCTTGACCGCGACGCCTGGTTCGACATCAAAGTGATCTACCAGCAAGACCACACTGGCGTGGACATCAACGCCGTCCCCGCGGTCTTCAAACCCACCGTCGGCACCTTCAAACTCACCTACCTCGAAAAAGTCTTCGGCACCGACCCCGGCAACGACATCTTCGAGGCCCGCGGCCTCAGTCGCGACGGCGTCATCGTCGTGGTCCGCCCGGACCAGTACGTCGCCAACGTTCTGCCCTTGACAGCAACGACAGAACTCGGCGAATTTTTCGCGCGCCTGCACTCAACGGCGCGGCCGGAAGCCACACCAGCGCAGGCAAGCCTGGTGAGTCACCTAGCGTGA
- a CDS encoding SWIM zinc finger family protein produces MGRWSEERVISAAPDASSLAAARKLAHPGPWSESGSSDVLVWGKCQGSGKTPYQVSVDVVAPAYRCSCPSRKFPCKHALALLLLWARGEAAGPATDTADFAQEWAAQRADRASAKERRQTGQATDPEAQAKRLAARLELMDAGMADFALWLTDIVRTGLAAARKQPYSWWDGVAARLVDAQLPGVAEQVRQMASDVHGRTDWADHLLTTLGRWWALTKAWAKKDSLAPDEFADLRAAVGWATPSSEIQESESLPGPWLVLGAHRSDDGRLQQQRTWLRSPEGTVVVVLDFAAQGQGLATPQLSGALLEATVARYPGSAPQRARFTGPINPQGVATTLGDGCTIAQALENESTAVAASPWRLRHPVLLAGVKVSPEGSGWIYDSPGHALALVDAPLDALLALTGGQEVDLFGELEDGRIRPLAVVVNGTVVTS; encoded by the coding sequence ATGGGGCGTTGGAGCGAAGAGAGAGTCATCAGTGCCGCTCCTGACGCATCATCACTGGCTGCTGCGCGCAAGCTCGCGCACCCCGGGCCGTGGTCGGAGTCGGGCAGCAGTGATGTTTTGGTGTGGGGCAAATGCCAGGGCAGCGGCAAAACGCCCTATCAGGTGAGCGTTGACGTTGTTGCCCCTGCCTACCGGTGTTCATGCCCGAGCCGTAAATTCCCCTGCAAGCACGCCTTGGCGCTGCTTCTGCTGTGGGCCCGCGGCGAGGCAGCCGGGCCCGCAACCGACACCGCCGATTTTGCCCAGGAGTGGGCAGCGCAACGGGCCGACAGGGCATCAGCCAAGGAGCGGCGACAGACCGGTCAAGCTACGGATCCCGAGGCACAAGCGAAACGCCTTGCAGCACGGCTGGAGCTGATGGATGCCGGGATGGCCGACTTCGCCCTTTGGTTGACCGATATCGTGAGAACCGGACTAGCGGCAGCACGGAAGCAACCGTATTCGTGGTGGGACGGCGTGGCGGCACGCCTGGTGGATGCCCAGCTCCCCGGAGTGGCCGAACAAGTGCGGCAGATGGCTTCGGATGTTCATGGGAGAACTGATTGGGCTGATCATCTGCTGACGACCCTCGGGCGCTGGTGGGCCCTGACCAAGGCATGGGCCAAGAAGGACAGTCTTGCCCCCGATGAGTTCGCCGATCTCAGGGCAGCAGTCGGCTGGGCCACCCCATCGTCCGAAATCCAGGAGTCGGAGTCCTTGCCGGGACCGTGGCTCGTCCTGGGTGCGCACAGAAGCGACGACGGCCGACTCCAGCAGCAGCGGACCTGGCTGAGGTCACCCGAGGGAACTGTCGTCGTCGTTCTTGATTTTGCAGCGCAGGGCCAAGGCCTTGCCACCCCGCAACTCTCCGGCGCCCTTCTTGAGGCGACAGTGGCCCGCTACCCGGGTTCGGCACCTCAACGCGCCAGGTTCACCGGCCCCATCAACCCTCAGGGCGTGGCAACAACGCTAGGCGATGGCTGCACCATCGCCCAAGCCCTTGAGAACGAGTCCACCGCGGTGGCAGCTTCGCCTTGGCGGCTCCGCCACCCGGTGCTGTTGGCCGGCGTGAAGGTCAGTCCGGAAGGCAGCGGCTGGATCTACGACTCCCCTGGCCATGCCCTTGCGTTGGTTGACGCCCCACTTGACGCGCTCCTGGCTCTAACGGGGGGCCAAGAAGTGGACCTTTTTGGCGAGCTGGAGGACGGACGGATCCGCCCGTTGGCCGTCGTCGTGAACGGGACGGTGGTGACCTCGTGA
- a CDS encoding NAD(P)-dependent oxidoreductase: protein MSNNRRIAVIGLGSMGGAMASTLHSAGWDVTGFDPSDAARNNAAGAGISTTAELQDLAGTPYVVLSLPSAKIVEATVPVLLSAAGTIAIVDTTTSEPGTSTSMASLADSRGTGFVDAPVSGGREGAATGTLSAFVGATDTALAAAQPVLEALTGGKYAHIGGPGSGNVVKLLNNVLAAANLVSVGEALGVAKAYGIDPAVATASISNASGGSKVSAAMYPGWVLSGSHDSGFSLGLMARDASLAVDIARQIGEQPELLVAVARQWQEALSALGPAADFTEIARMVAPAVTPAGAPTSTHVA, encoded by the coding sequence ATGAGCAACAACCGCCGGATAGCCGTTATCGGCCTCGGATCCATGGGTGGTGCAATGGCGTCAACCCTGCACAGCGCGGGCTGGGACGTTACAGGCTTCGACCCTTCGGACGCTGCGCGAAACAATGCCGCCGGAGCAGGAATCTCCACGACGGCAGAACTCCAGGATCTCGCAGGCACTCCGTACGTCGTCCTGTCGCTGCCTTCAGCCAAAATCGTCGAGGCAACAGTGCCGGTGTTGCTTTCTGCAGCCGGCACCATCGCTATTGTTGACACCACCACTTCCGAGCCAGGCACCAGCACATCCATGGCAAGCCTGGCAGATTCGCGCGGGACCGGTTTTGTGGATGCACCTGTCTCAGGGGGACGGGAGGGCGCAGCAACCGGAACACTCAGTGCATTCGTTGGAGCAACGGACACTGCCCTGGCCGCTGCGCAGCCGGTCCTCGAGGCACTCACCGGCGGCAAATACGCCCATATCGGCGGCCCCGGCAGCGGCAACGTCGTCAAACTCCTGAACAACGTGCTCGCCGCAGCCAACCTGGTTTCCGTGGGTGAGGCCCTGGGCGTGGCAAAGGCCTACGGAATCGACCCGGCCGTGGCCACCGCCAGCATCAGCAACGCCTCCGGAGGCAGCAAGGTCTCCGCCGCAATGTACCCGGGCTGGGTGCTGTCCGGCAGCCACGATTCCGGCTTTTCCCTTGGCCTGATGGCACGGGATGCTTCCCTCGCCGTCGACATCGCGCGCCAGATCGGCGAGCAACCAGAGCTCCTGGTGGCCGTGGCCCGCCAGTGGCAGGAAGCATTGTCGGCCCTGGGGCCTGCCGCTGACTTTACCGAGATCGCCAGGATGGTCGCGCCCGCTGTGACTCCAGCCGGCGCCCCCACATCAACGCACGTTGCGTAA
- a CDS encoding YciI family protein, with the protein MAKYMLIMRADDDSYAKFENIDFNDVLEAMGKFNDELIRAGVLLAAEGLDDAKETVVVDFTGETPVVTDGPYGETKELFGGFYILDVASKQEAVEWAKRAPMTAGTKTEIRRVTSIDEFPQDNEWIQKERAWREQTGQL; encoded by the coding sequence ATGGCAAAGTACATGTTGATCATGCGGGCAGATGACGATTCCTACGCCAAGTTTGAGAACATCGACTTCAACGACGTCCTTGAAGCGATGGGCAAATTCAACGACGAACTGATCCGGGCAGGGGTGCTGCTCGCCGCCGAGGGCCTGGACGACGCCAAAGAAACAGTGGTGGTGGACTTCACGGGTGAAACCCCGGTTGTCACGGACGGCCCCTACGGAGAGACGAAGGAACTCTTCGGCGGCTTCTACATCCTCGACGTCGCCTCCAAGCAGGAAGCCGTGGAATGGGCCAAACGGGCGCCCATGACGGCCGGAACCAAGACCGAGATCCGGCGCGTCACCAGCATCGATGAGTTCCCGCAGGACAACGAGTGGATTCAGAAGGAACGCGCCTGGCGTGAGCAGACCGGACAACTCTGA
- a CDS encoding aldehyde dehydrogenase family protein: MSITTAPQASSTKTARAVLDAAFPAGIGAFVDGRVLPGSGSTVTLTSAATGEAFATYADPGTEGAEAILESSVRGAAAWGSLNGFERAAILRNVSTVVEAHTEELAILESATTGKPIRDARVEAAKVAEMFGYYAGWADKLTGQTIPVPGPWHTYTERVPWGVVVAITPWNAPLFTAGWNSAAPLAAGNAVIIKPSEFTPATTLRLAQLAHEAGLPDGVFNVATGLGQTVGAALTSDRRVGKVSFIGSVPTGRRVAVAAAQAGIPALLELGGKSANIVFADADLERAADGAISAIFSGAGQSCVAGSRLLVERSVHAHFVDLVAERASWLRVGDPLDGATEVGPIITAPQFATVTALIEAGMDDGGRRLTGGALPEALAGSPLAGGHWVMPTLLDGVTPTNRLETTEVFGPVVGADAFDSEAEAIARANNTSFGLAGAVWTSDVSRAHHVAREVKAGTFWINAYKTIHVAVPFGGFGDSGHGRSSGPGVLDEYTQTKAVWVPTRAAGSPFPSLSY, from the coding sequence ATGAGCATCACAACAGCCCCGCAGGCATCCTCCACAAAGACAGCCCGTGCCGTCCTTGACGCGGCCTTCCCAGCGGGCATCGGCGCCTTCGTCGATGGAAGAGTACTCCCCGGCTCTGGCAGTACCGTCACCCTGACCTCGGCGGCTACGGGCGAAGCCTTCGCCACGTACGCCGACCCCGGCACGGAAGGTGCCGAAGCCATCCTTGAAAGCTCCGTGCGTGGCGCCGCTGCGTGGGGTTCGCTGAACGGCTTCGAACGCGCCGCCATCCTCCGCAACGTCAGCACGGTGGTGGAAGCTCACACGGAAGAACTGGCAATCCTCGAATCCGCCACCACTGGCAAGCCCATCCGCGACGCCCGGGTGGAAGCAGCCAAGGTGGCTGAAATGTTCGGTTATTACGCAGGCTGGGCGGACAAACTCACGGGCCAGACCATCCCCGTACCCGGACCATGGCACACCTATACAGAGCGGGTCCCGTGGGGCGTGGTTGTGGCGATTACCCCGTGGAATGCCCCGTTGTTCACAGCTGGTTGGAACTCGGCGGCACCACTCGCGGCGGGCAACGCCGTCATTATCAAACCCAGTGAGTTCACACCGGCCACGACACTTCGGCTCGCCCAGCTGGCGCACGAGGCCGGTCTCCCCGACGGTGTCTTCAACGTGGCAACGGGCCTGGGGCAAACGGTTGGAGCCGCGCTGACCTCCGATCGCCGCGTTGGAAAAGTCAGCTTCATCGGCTCGGTGCCCACCGGACGACGCGTAGCTGTCGCAGCCGCCCAGGCAGGAATACCCGCGCTCCTTGAGCTCGGTGGCAAGAGCGCCAACATCGTCTTTGCCGATGCCGATCTGGAGAGGGCGGCAGACGGAGCGATATCTGCCATCTTCTCTGGGGCGGGGCAGTCCTGTGTAGCAGGCTCGCGCCTCCTCGTTGAACGAAGCGTGCACGCCCATTTCGTTGACTTGGTTGCCGAACGGGCTTCCTGGCTGCGGGTCGGGGACCCCCTGGACGGCGCCACCGAGGTGGGCCCGATCATCACTGCTCCGCAGTTTGCCACCGTGACGGCGCTGATCGAGGCAGGAATGGACGACGGCGGCCGCCGGCTAACAGGCGGAGCGTTGCCTGAGGCCCTGGCAGGCTCGCCGCTTGCCGGCGGTCACTGGGTCATGCCGACGTTGCTGGATGGTGTCACGCCAACGAACCGATTGGAGACGACGGAGGTCTTTGGCCCAGTGGTAGGTGCTGACGCGTTCGATAGCGAAGCCGAAGCGATCGCCCGAGCCAACAACACCAGTTTCGGATTGGCTGGGGCAGTGTGGACCTCGGACGTCTCAAGGGCCCACCATGTTGCCCGCGAGGTCAAGGCGGGAACGTTCTGGATAAATGCGTACAAAACCATCCACGTGGCTGTTCCCTTTGGCGGCTTCGGCGATTCCGGACATGGCCGCTCCTCAGGCCCGGGCGTTCTGGACGAGTACACCCAAACAAAGGCGGTTTGGGTGCCCACCAGGGCGGCAGGCTCGCCCTTCCCGTCGCTGTCCTACTAA